DNA from Nocardioides yefusunii:
ACGTCCTGCGTCCCGGCGACCTCGCCACCATCCGACAGCCCCTCGACTTCTACGGCGTCAACTTCTACGGACCCGTCCGGGTCGGCGCGTCCCCGGAGGGGAACGAGGTCCCGTTCGAGTTCCGCGAGGTCCTCGGGCACGAGGTCACCGACCTGGGCTGGCCGATCGTTCCCGAGGCGTTGTGCGAGTGGCTCGTCATGTTCCGGGCCCGCTACCGCGCCGCCCTGCCGCCACTGATGGTGACTGAGTCCGGGTGCGCCTACGACTCTCCCGTCGCGCCCGACGGCACGGTCGCCGACCCGCAGCGGATCGCCTACCTCGACGCCCACCTCGCGGCCGTCTCCCAGGCTGTCGACCGGGGAGTCGACGTGCGCGGTTTCCACGTCGCGTCCCTGCTCGACAACTTCCACTGGCAGGACGGCTACGAGCCCGGACAGGGTCTCGTCCACGTCGACCGCACCACCAACGACCGCACCCCCAAACAGTCCTTCGACTGGTTGAAGCGGGTCCTGCAGGCCCAGCCGGACGCGATGAACGAGTCCCCCGACGGCGCAGCCACCGACTGAGCGCACCCTCACGCGCGATTCCAGGCGATCATGAAGGCGTCGTCTGAAGTGTCCGACGGAGCACGCAGGTAGCATCGAACCCATGCGTCAGGCCCTCCGTGAGCTTCCCCGTCGACTGCGCGCCCACGCGCACCGACTCGCGGACGAAGCCGTCCTCAGCACCTTCGGTTTCGAGGTGCCGGTCGGGCCCACTCTGGTGATCGTGGCCGACGCCGGTTCGCGCTCCGAGCTGCCGATCGACGTCCAGCAGATCCCCTCGGGCGAGACCCGCGGCCTGGTCACCCTGGTCGAGGTCGATGATCAGGCCACGCACCCGGTCCACATCGACCGTGCCTGGGAGTCGGTGGTCCTGGTCGCCGCCGACCGCGCCGGCCTGCGTCGGGTGGTCGGAGCGATCCCGCGCTTCGGACTGATGCGTCAGATCGCGGTCCTGCTCACCTCCGCCGAACGCCCCCTGGGCATCCACCCGCGCGGTGAATGGCCGCGGATGGCCGAACTGGAGTCGCGTCGCTTCCGTCCCGACGGACCGGGCGTGCTGCTGCGGGTCAAGTTCCACCACCGCGCCACCGCGCGCGCCGTGCTGGTCGAGATCGCCGTCCAGAACGGCACCACTCGTCCTTCGCACCCCGGCCTCTTCACCGGCTACCTGCACCAGATGCCCGAACAGGGCCTTGACGCGGGCGCCCGGATCTTCGCCTCCGCACAGGACACCGTCGAGCACGAACTCGTCGTCCCCGTCGACGTCCTGGTCGCTGCGACAGATGCCCCTGCGGCGACTCTGCGGATCGAAGGTGAGCACCACGTCCTGGGGCGTGCCCCCGTGGTGGTGGCCGAGGCGCAGGTCCAGCCCGTCGACGAAGGCGTCTTCAACCCGGTCCGCTGGGTCAAGCGCCCCGACCGCCCGGCCGTCGATCTTGCCGACCTCGTGGTGCCCGGACGCCGGGTCACCGAGTCCGACCTGTACCACGCCCGCTACCACCACCACGTCGACGCCGACCTGGCCACCGCCGACGTCCAGGACGTGCTGCGTCTGGCGATGGGCGGCGTCCCGGTGCAGGCCCGCGGCCTCGAGGAGGCCCGCGCTGCCGGCCGTCTCGCCGGTGTCGCCGACACCGTCCTGGACACCCTTGCCGAAGCCTCGTCGACCGGGTGGGTGGACCTCTCCGACGCGCTGGAGCGCGAGGAGTACTCGCTGCGCCTGCGCCGCGCCACCTTCGACGCTCACTCCACGCTCGCGCACCGCGCCGCCCGTTCGGCCGTGGCCGGCGTGGAGCGTCAGCGCGCCGCCACCGCCGGCCTCCCGGCGATCTCGCTGCTCCTGGCCACCCGCCGTGAGCACGAGCTGCCCAACGCGATCGCCAACGTCCGCAAGCAGATCGGCGTCGAGATCGAGCTCGTCGTCGCCACCCACGGGTTCTCCGCCGACGAGACCAAGCTGCGCGACATGCTCGGCGACGAGCACGGCCTGACCGTCCTCGGCTTCGACGCCGACGCCCGTTTCGGCGACGTCCTCACCGCTGCTGCGCAGGCCGCGGCCCACGACGTCCTGATGAAGATGGACGACGACGACTGGTACTCCCCGCACGCGGTCCACGACCTGCTGATGGCACGCCACTACTCCGGCGCCGACCTCGTCGGCATGCCCACGGAGTTCGTCCACCTCGTCGGTTTCGACCAGACGGTGTGGCGCCGCGAACCGTCGGAGACCTTCGCGGTCCACGTCGCCGGTGGCACGATGACGCTGTCGAAGGACCTGCTGCGTGAGGTCGGCTGGTTCCGTCCCGTGCGTCGCTGGGTCGACGCCCAGCTGCTGGCCGCGGTGGCCGCGCTCGGTGGTTCCGCGTACCGCACCCACGGCCTGGGCTACGTCCTGGTGCGCCACGAGGAGGGCCACACCTGGACCCTCGATCCCGAGGAGTTCCGTCGTCACGACCAGGTCGAGAGACTCTTCGACGGCTTCCGGCCGCCCGGTTCGGGACGCCCCGTCGTTCCCGGTGCCTCGGCATGACCCGCGTGCGCCACAACGACTGGCGTCCTCTGACCCCGCCGGCCCTCGGCGAGTGGACCCCCACCAAGACCGTCAGCGTCGTGCTCCCCGCCTGGGGTGGCCGCGACCTGTCCCCGGTGATGGCCGCGCTGGCCGCACAGACCTACCCGGCGCACCTGATGGAGGTCGTCGTCGTCGACGACGGCAACCCGGTCCCGGTGGTGCTGCCCGAGCTGCGCCCGGAGAACTCCCGTGTCATCCGCGTGACCGAAGGATGGGGACGTGCTGGCGCCACCCAGCTCGGGATGGACGCCACCGACGGCGAGATCATGGTCTGGCTCGACGACGACATGCTCCCGTTCGCCGAGCACGTCGAGGCCCACGCCCGCTGGCACCACCTCAACGACTTCACCGTCGTCATGGGGGTGAAGCGATTCGTCGACCCCGAGATCACGATGACGCCGCAGCAGGTCCACGACGCCGTCGCCGACGGGTCGATCGCGTCCCTGCACGACTGGGACACCGCGACCCCGCACACCTGGATCGACGAGATCTGGGAGTCCACCGACGACCTCGTCACCGCGGGCACCGCCGGGTTCCGCTGTTTCGTCTCCGCGACCGCGTCGATGAGTCGCGCGATGGTCGATGCTGCTGGCGGGATGCGCACCTCGATGCGTCTGGGCGAGGACACCGAGTACGGCCACAAGCTGGCCCAGGCCGGTGGCCTGCTGGTGCCCGAGTACGCCGCGAAGGCGTGGCACCTGGGCAACAGCCACGCGATGGAACACGCCGAGAACGTCATCCGCTACAACCAGCCCGCGTTCGCCGACCACGTCCCGACGCTGCGCAGCCGCCGCGCCAAGCGCGGCCGTGTGTACGCCGTCCCCTACCTGCAGGTCGTGCTGCCCACCACGGGTTCACTGCGTGAGGTGATGCGCAGCGCTGACGCCGTCCTCGACTCCGACCTCACCGACGTGCAGGTGCTGCTGGTCGGTGCGTGGGACCAGATCCACGACGGCCGGGTCTCGCCGCTCAAGGACCCGCTGCGCGACCTCGGCGTCCTGTACCGCCGCTACGTCAACGACCCGCGGGTGCGTCTGGTCACTCCCGACGACGCCGCGCTCTCCTCGCGTCCCGAGGCCGTCCACCGACTCGTGGTGGCCGGCAACGACCGCGTCCCCGTGGCGGGTGCACTGCGCGCCTGGACCGAGGACGCCGACCGCAGCCGCAACGGCCTGCGGATCTTCGTCGACGGCGACCTCGACGACGGCGCCGTCCCGTACGCCCGGTTGGAGCGGATCTCCGCGTTCGCCCGGGTCGAGTGGACCGACGGCGACTTCTTCTCCCGGCCTGCTTCGGTGCAGCCCTCCCCGCTCGACGTCGCGGTGGCCGAGGCGTTCGGCGCCGCGACCGTCCCGGTCAAGAACACCGGCTGGGTGCACTGGCGTCGCCGTGTGGTGCCGCGCGAGCGTCGCCACGACATCGTCCAGATGGACGCCGCGGAGTCGTGGCGGCTCGCCCTGGAGTCGCTGGGTCTCGCTGAGCGTCCTGCGCTGGAGACGCCTGGTCGTCCGGTGCCGGTCGCGGTGGCCGACTCGTTGGCCGGTGCGGTGAAGGAGCGCGGTCAGAAGGCGCTGCGTCGCCTGCGCCGACGCTGAGCGTCAGTCGTTCCGCTCAGTCATTCCCGCTCAGTCATTCCCGCTCAGTCATTCCCGCTCAGTCGTTTCCGAACAGGTCCCGCGTGTAGACCTTGTGCTCGACGTCAGCGAGGTCGGGGCTGCGTCGGTTGGTGACCACGAGGTCGGAACGACGCGTGAACTCCTTCAGGTCGGTGACCACTTCGGAGTTGAAGAAGTGGCTCTCGGTGAACTCCGGCTCGTAGACGATCACCTCGATGCCGCGGGCCTTGAGCCGCTTCATGATTCCCTGCACCGAGGACTCGCGGAAGTTGTCGCTGCCCGCCTTCATGATCAGGCGGTGGATGCCGACAGTGGCGCTGGTGCCGCCCGTCGGGGTCGGGGACGTCGAGATCCCCAGACGCCGGCAGATGTCGTCGGCGATGAACGTCTTGCGGGTGTCGTTGGCGTCCACGACGGCCCGGATCAGCGTCTGCGGCACGTCGGCGTAGTTGGCCAGGAGCTGCTTGGAGTCCTTGGGCAGGCAGTAGCCGCCGTAGCCGAAGGAGGGGTTGTTGTAGTGCTCGCCGATGCGGGGGTCGAGTCCGACGCCGTCGATGATCTGGCGGGTGTCGAGGCCGCGGGCCAGGGCGAACGAGTCGAGTTCGTTGAAGTAGGCCACGCGCATCGCGAGGTAGGTGTTGGCGAACAGTTTGATCGCTTCGGCTTCGGTGGGGCCGGTGAGCAGGACGGGGATCTCGGTGCCGTCGGTGCGGGGTTCGGCGCCTTCGAGGAGGAGGTCGGCGAAGCGTCGGGCGCGTTCTGAGGTTTCTCCGACGACGATGCGTGAGGGGCGGAGGTTGTCGGCGAGTGCCTTGCCTTCGCGGAGGAATTCGGGGGAGAAGATGACGTTCTCGGTGCCCAGACGGGCACGGACGTCGGTGACGTAGCCGACGGGGATGGTCGACTTGATGACCATGACGGCGTCGGGGTTGGCGTCGGTGACGGCGCGGATCACGGACTCGACCGAGGTGGTGTCGAACGAGTTGGTGTCGGGGTCGTAGTTGGTGGGGGTCGCGATCACGACGTACTCGGCGTCGGCGTACGCGTCGTCGGCCGAGGTGGTGAACGTCAGGTCGAGGTCGCGGTGGGTGAGGTACTCGCTGATCTCGTCGTCGTGGATCGGTGAGGTCCCGGCGCGGAGCAGCTCGACCTTGCGGGCGTCGAGCTCGAGCCCGACGACGCGGTGGTGCTGCGCGAGCAGGACGGCCACGGAGAGGCCCACGTATCCGAGGCCGACGACGGTGATGCGGGTCTTCGTCACTCGGCGAGTGTAGGTGAGACACCGCCCGGCGCCGCTGATGTCCGGAGGCTGCCCCGGTCGGTCCAGTCAGCCCGGTCACATCGATCCCGGCGGCTCAGAGTTCGGCGGCCCACAGCGTCCCCTGCCTGATCGCGCGCTTCGCGTCGAGCTCGCCCGCGTGCTCGGCGCCACCGATCACGGCCACTGACTCGGCCTTCCCGGTGCCGGCGAACGCGTCCAGCAGCGGTTGCACCAGGTCGGTCACCGACTCCTGGCCGGCACAGATCACGACGTGGTCGACCGCGATCACCCGCTGTTCCTCGCCGACGGTGACGTGCAGACCGTCGTCGTCGATCCGGTCGTAGGAGGCGCCGCTGACCTGCGTCACCTGCGACTGCTTGAGCACCGCGCGGTGCGCCCAACCCGAGGTCTTGCCCAGGCCCTTGCCGATCTGGGTCTCCTTGCGCTGCAGCAGAGTCACCTCGCGGGCGACCTGACGCGGTGCCGCGGTGATGAGTCCGCCGCGCTGCGCGGTCGGGTCGTCGACGTCGCCGACACCCCACACGTCGAGCCAGCCGGGCAGGTCGTTCTCGGGTGCGTCGGGGGAGTGGGTCAGGAAGTGCGAGACGTCGACGCCGATGCCGCCCGCGCCGAGCACCGCGACCCGGCCGCCCACCTGCACGGTCCCGTCGAGGACGTCGTCGTAGCGCACCACGCTGGGATGGTCGATCCCGACGATCGCGGGGACCCGCGGGCGGACGCCGGTCGCGATCGCCACCCGGTCGAACTCGGTCAGGCTCGCGACGTCGGCGGAGGTGCCGAGTCGGACGTCGACGCCGAGCACCTCGAGGCGTCGGGTGAAGTAGCGGATCGTGTCGCGGAAGTCCTCCTTGCCCGGGACCTGCATCGCGAGGCGGAACTGCCCACCGATCTCGTCGCCAGCCTCGAAGAGGGTGACGTCGAGTCCGCGTTCGGCGGCGCTGGTCGCGGCGGCGAGCCCTGCCGGACCGGCCCCGACGACGGCGACCCGCAGTCGCTTGCGGGTGGGCGCGAGCACCAGTTCGGTCTCGTGGCAGGCGCGCGGGTTGACCAGACAGGAGGCCCGCTTGGCCTTGAAGGTGTGGTCCAGGCACGCCTGGTTGCAGGCGATGCAGGTGTTGATCTCGTCCGCACGACCGGCGGCGGCCTTGTTCGCGAAGTCGGGATCGGCCAGCAGCGGTCGCGCCATCGAGACCAGGTCGGCGTCCCCGGAGGCGATGATCTCCTCGGCCAGTTCAGGGGTGTTGATCCGGTTCGACGCCACCACCGGCACCTCGACGTTGGCCTTGAAGTGGGCGGTCCACTGCCGCCACGCCCCGCGCGGAACCTGCGTGATGATCGTCGGGATCCGCGCCTCGTGCCACCCGATTCCGGTGTTGAAGAGCGTCACCCCGGCCGTGGTGAGGCGCTGGCCCAGTTCGACCACCTCGTCGAACGTCTGGCCGTCCTCCACGAGGTCGAGCAGCGAGATCCGGTACATGATCGGGAAGTCGCCGACCATCTCGCGGGCACGGCGCACGATCTCGACGGGGAACCGCATCCGCTTGTCGGCGCTGCCGCCCCAGGCGTCGGTGCGGTCGTTGGTGCGGGGCGCGAGGAACTGGTTGATCAGGTAGCCCTCCGAACCCATGATCTCCACTGCGTCGTACCCGGCGGCCTTGGCCAGCGACACCGACCGGGCGAAGTCGGTGATGGTCCGGTCGATCTCCTTCGCGCTCAAAGCCTTGGGCTTGAACGGGGTGATCGGGGACTTCTTCGACGACGCCCCCGCGTTGATCGGGGTGTAGCCGTACCGTCCGGCGTGGATCACCTGCAGAGCGATCGCGCCACCCTCGGCGTGCACCGCGTCGGTGACGGTGAGTGCGCGCCGGGCGTGCTTCGGGGAACTCATCTCGGAGCCGAACGGCAGCAGCCAACCGCGCTTGTTGACCGAGAAACCGCCGGTCACCAGGAGTCCGGTGCCGCCGGCGGCGCGGGCCGCGAAGTAGGCAGCGAGCTTGTCGACGTCCTTGGCGCGGTCCTCGAGACCGGTGTGCATTGACCCCATGACGAGGCGGTTGCGCAGGGTCAGCGGACCGAGCGTCACGGGGGCGAGCAGGTGCGGGAACGGGCCGGCCTCGGGCTGGCCGTCGGGTGCGGTGCTGGGCTGGCTGGTCATGTCGTCCCCCTGGACGTGTGGCCGGTGCGGTGTGATCGGTGAGTGGTGGGAGCTCAGGTGTCGGCGCCGTAGGCGCGCAGGTAGTCGGTGAGCCAGGCGATCAGGTACTCCTCCATCCGGATCCCGCCCGACAGCACCAGGTACTGGTCGCGTGTGACGTCGTCGAGCCGGGACAGGTCGGAGAGGTCGCCGTAGGCCGCTTCGAGTTGGCGGTAGTGGGCGAGCCGGACGCGGTGGTCGTCGCGGGCGGCGGCGACGTTGCGGAGCACCGCCTCGCGGTCGCCGAGGGAGGCGGCGCGCATCTTGACCGCGATGTCGGAGCGCAGCGTCTCCATCGGGGTGGGGGTGCCGATCCAGTCGGCGATCCAGGCGCGCCCGGCGTCGGTGACGGCGTAGACCTTCTTGTCGGGACGCCCGTCCTGGGCGACCACCTCGACGTCGAGCAGGCCGTCGGCGACCATCCGGCCCAGGACGCGGTAGATCTGCTGGTGGGTGGCGGCCCAGAAGTACCCGAACGACTTCTCGAAGCGTCGGGTGAGTTCGAGTCCGGAGCCGGGTTTCTCCACCAGGGCCACCAGGAGTGCGTGTTCAAGTGCCACGGCACGACGATGACACGGCTATGCAACGAGTTGCAAGGGTTCCGGGGCGGGTGTTCGCCTCCGGCCGCGGGACGTCATAGGAATCGAGGCTTCCAGCCCTCGATTCCTATGACGTCCCGCAGAGAATCGCGAGCCCCTTCCACCGTGACAGTTCTTCTGTCACGATTCCGGTCATGGGCAACGAAGAGGGCATCCAGTTGGGACAGGGAACCGGGCCGCTGTGCGGGGTCAAGGTGGTCGAGATCGCCGGGATCGGTCCCGGGCCGCACGCCTGCATGACGCTCGCCGACCTCGGCGCCGACGTCATCCGGATCGAACGCTCCAGCAAGGGAGGCTTCGTCTTCGGCTCCGCCGACGTCGTCCTGCGCGGCAGGCCCAGCGTCGCCCTCGACCTCAAGCAGCCCGCCGCCGTCGAGACCGTCCTCGCGCTCGTGGCGGAGGCCGACGTCCTGATCGAAGGCATGCGCCCGGGTGTCACCGAACGCCTCGGCCTCGGCCCCGAGGACTGCTTCGCCGTCAACCCCGCCCTCGTCTACGGACGCATGACGGGCTGGGGTCAGGACGGTCCGCTCGCCGAGGCGGCCGGGCACGACATGAACTACCTCGCGCTGTCCGGCGTCCTGCACGGACTGGGCCAGGAGCCCGAGCGCCCGCACTTCCCCTCCAATCTGCTCGGCGACTACGGCGGCGGGTCGACGTACCTCGTCATCGGGGTGCTCGCGGCGCTGATCGAGGCGAAGACGTCGGGCCGGGGGCAGGTGGTCGACGCCGCGATCGTCGACGGTGCCGCGCACCTCAACGCCATGGGCGCCACCCTCAGCCAGCTCGGCCTGCAGTCCGAACGACGTGCGGCCGGCCTGCTCGACGGCGGCACCCCGTACTACGACCTCTACGCCACCGCCGACGGTGAGCACGTCTCGGTCGGGCCGCTCGAGCCGCAGTTCTACGACGTCGCCGTCGAGCTGCTCACGCCGCACCTGGTCGGTGAACTCCCCGACCGCAACGACCCCCGCAACTTCGCCCAACTCCGGGAGACGCTGACGGCCACGTTCGCGACGAAGACGCTCGACGAGTGGGCCGCGATCTTCGACGGCACCGACGCCTGCGTCGCGCCGGTCCTTCCGGTCAAGCGCGCCGCCGAGCACCCGCACCTCGCCGCCCGTGGCACCTACGTCGAACGCGACGGGGTGCTGCAACCGGCGCCCGCACCGAGGTTCTCGCGCACACCGGCCGCGATCGACTCCTCCCCGCGTGACCCCGGTGCAGACACCCGAGCCGCGCTGCTGGCCTGGGGGATCGACGACGTCGACGCGCTGATCGCGTCCGGCGTCGCCGTGCAGACCTGAGCGGGACGGGGCCCGGTCCGTACCGCTCTTCTGGGCGACGCCCGACCTCGCTACGGTGCTGGGACACGCACGTCGTCCCGTCCGCTCTCCCGGGGGTGGACGGGACGACGATGCAGGTCGGACGAACTGCCGGCCGTAGGGTGGACGATGGACCGCCGTCCAGTCTTGCCTCGGTCGGTCCGCGAGACCCTCGTCGAGCCGCACCTTCACCGGTGCCCTCCTCCTGCGGCGCTCGCCCTCGCACTCGCGAGGTACGCGACGGCAGAAGCCGTCAGCCCCGCCGCCGGCGGGATGCGCGTTGGTGAGACACCAACAGATGAGATCGAACATGAACTTCGCCGAACTCGGCGTGCCCACTGCACTCGTGAAGGAACTCGAGCGCCAGGGCATCACCTCTCCCACCCCGATCCAGGAAGCCACGCTTCCCGACTCCTTGGCCGGACGCGACGTCCTGGGCCGCGGTCGTACCGGATCGGGCAAGACCTACGCCTTCCTGCTCCCGCTGGTGGCCCGCCTCGACGCATCCAAGATGCCCGCGATGCCGAACAAGCCGCGCGCGATCATCCTGGCTCCGACCCGTGAGCTCGTCACCCAGATCAAGGACTCCCTGGAGCCCCTGGCCAAGGTGCGCGGCCTCAAGATCCAGACCATCTTCGGTGGCGTCGGCCAGAACCCGCAGGTCCAGGCGCTGCGCCGCGGAATCGACGTCGTCGTCGCCGCTCCGGGCCGCCTCGAGGACCTCATGGGTCAGGGTCACGTCGACCTGTCCGCTGTCGAGGTCACCATCCTCGACGAGGCCGACCACATGGCTGACCTGGGTTTCCTGCCCGGCGTGAAGCGCATCCTCGACAAGACCCCGCAGTCGGGTCAGCGTCTGCTGTTCTCGGCGACGCTCGACGGTGCGATCAACGTCCTCGTCAAGCGTTACCTGCACAACCCGGTCACCCACGAGGCCGACTCGGCGCAGTCGCCGGTCGCCAAGATGACCCACCACGTCCTGCACATCGGTCGCGACGACCGTCTGCCCGTGCTCGTCGACCTCACCGCTGCCCCCGGCCGCACCGTCGTCTTCACGCGCACCAAGTACGGCGCCAAGGGCCTGGCCCGTCAGCTCAACCGCAACGGCGTCACCGCGGTCGACCTGCACGGCAACCTGAGCCAGAACGCCCGTACCCGCAACATGGAGGCGTTCCACTCCGGCAAGGCGATGACCCTGGTCGCGACCGACGTCGCCGCCCGCGGCATCCACGTCGACGACGTCGCGCTGGTCATCCACGCCGACCCGCCGTCGGAGCACAAGGCGTACCTGCACCGCTCGGGCCGTACGGCTCGCGCCGGCGCCGAGGGCACCGTCGTCACGCTGATGACCGACGACCAGGTCAAGGACGTCCGTGACCTGACGCGTCAGGCCGGCATCAAGCCGACCACCACCCGCATCACCTCGCTCAAGGACCCGATCCTCGAGAAGCTCGCCCCCGGCAAGCGCACTCTGATTCCCGGCGGTTACGAGCCCGACGCTCCGGCCCAGCCGCAGCGTTCCTCCACCCCCAAGGAGGGCGGTCGCAACCGTCAGCGTCGTGCAGAGGGTGGCAACCCCGAGTACACGCGTTCGGGCAAGCCGAAGTACAATGCCGACGGCACCCCCACCGCTGAGGGTCGCCAGTCCGGCGGCGGCGCTCCCGCTGGCAAGGGCCAGGGCGGCGGCCGTGGCCGTGGCCAGGGCGCTCAGGGCAACGGTGGCGGCCAGGGTGGCCAGCGTCGTTCCGGCGGTCAGGGTGGCTCCAGCCAGGGTGGCCAGGCTCGTCGTGGTTCCGGCCAGGGCGGCCAGGGTGCGTCGAAGCAGGGTGCTCCCAAGCAGGGCGGCCAGCGTCGTTCCGGTGGTGCTGGTGGCCGCGCGGGTGGTTCCTCGAGCCACTCGGCGTCGTCGTTCAGCTCCGGTCGCCGCTGACGTACACAGGTTTCCTCCCACAGGGGGTCAGGCTCACGCCTGGCCCCCTGTGGCGTTTTCTGTGGGCAGGGAGGCGCGGAGGCTCGGTCTGGACCGCGGACCGAAACGACGCATACCCGGTATGCATCTCTGCTAGACATCTCCCAGATGCATACCGGGTATGCGTCGGAAGGGGGAACCATGTCCGTTCGTCAGGCCCTGCTCGCGCTGCTCAGCGAGGGCCCCAAGTACGGCTACCAACTGCGCCAGGAGTTCGAACAACGCACCGGCGCCACCTGGCCACTCAACGTCGGGCAGGTCTACCAGACGTTGACGCGTCTGGAACGCGACGCACTCGTGGCAGTCATCGAGGAGAACGTCGGTCACGGGGGCGCCGACGACTCACAGGCCGCCAGCGACCGCAGCCACGTCAGCTACGCGATCACCGACGCCGGACGGGCCGAGGTCGACGAGTGGTTCGCCGCACCGGTGCCGCGCACCGCGCCGCCACGCGACGAGCTCGCGATCAAACTGGCCATCGCGGTCACGCTGCCGGGCGTCGACGTCGGACGGCTCGTCCAGGCCCA
Protein-coding regions in this window:
- a CDS encoding PadR family transcriptional regulator, with protein sequence MALEHALLVALVEKPGSGLELTRRFEKSFGYFWAATHQQIYRVLGRMVADGLLDVEVVAQDGRPDKKVYAVTDAGRAWIADWIGTPTPMETLRSDIAVKMRAASLGDREAVLRNVAAARDDHRVRLAHYRQLEAAYGDLSDLSRLDDVTRDQYLVLSGGIRMEEYLIAWLTDYLRAYGADT
- a CDS encoding nucleotide sugar dehydrogenase; its protein translation is MTKTRITVVGLGYVGLSVAVLLAQHHRVVGLELDARKVELLRAGTSPIHDDEISEYLTHRDLDLTFTTSADDAYADAEYVVIATPTNYDPDTNSFDTTSVESVIRAVTDANPDAVMVIKSTIPVGYVTDVRARLGTENVIFSPEFLREGKALADNLRPSRIVVGETSERARRFADLLLEGAEPRTDGTEIPVLLTGPTEAEAIKLFANTYLAMRVAYFNELDSFALARGLDTRQIIDGVGLDPRIGEHYNNPSFGYGGYCLPKDSKQLLANYADVPQTLIRAVVDANDTRKTFIADDICRRLGISTSPTPTGGTSATVGIHRLIMKAGSDNFRESSVQGIMKRLKARGIEVIVYEPEFTESHFFNSEVVTDLKEFTRRSDLVVTNRRSPDLADVEHKVYTRDLFGND
- a CDS encoding NADPH-dependent 2,4-dienoyl-CoA reductase; this encodes MTSQPSTAPDGQPEAGPFPHLLAPVTLGPLTLRNRLVMGSMHTGLEDRAKDVDKLAAYFAARAAGGTGLLVTGGFSVNKRGWLLPFGSEMSSPKHARRALTVTDAVHAEGGAIALQVIHAGRYGYTPINAGASSKKSPITPFKPKALSAKEIDRTITDFARSVSLAKAAGYDAVEIMGSEGYLINQFLAPRTNDRTDAWGGSADKRMRFPVEIVRRAREMVGDFPIMYRISLLDLVEDGQTFDEVVELGQRLTTAGVTLFNTGIGWHEARIPTIITQVPRGAWRQWTAHFKANVEVPVVASNRINTPELAEEIIASGDADLVSMARPLLADPDFANKAAAGRADEINTCIACNQACLDHTFKAKRASCLVNPRACHETELVLAPTRKRLRVAVVGAGPAGLAAATSAAERGLDVTLFEAGDEIGGQFRLAMQVPGKEDFRDTIRYFTRRLEVLGVDVRLGTSADVASLTEFDRVAIATGVRPRVPAIVGIDHPSVVRYDDVLDGTVQVGGRVAVLGAGGIGVDVSHFLTHSPDAPENDLPGWLDVWGVGDVDDPTAQRGGLITAAPRQVAREVTLLQRKETQIGKGLGKTSGWAHRAVLKQSQVTQVSGASYDRIDDDGLHVTVGEEQRVIAVDHVVICAGQESVTDLVQPLLDAFAGTGKAESVAVIGGAEHAGELDAKRAIRQGTLWAAEL
- a CDS encoding CaiB/BaiF CoA transferase family protein, whose protein sequence is MGNEEGIQLGQGTGPLCGVKVVEIAGIGPGPHACMTLADLGADVIRIERSSKGGFVFGSADVVLRGRPSVALDLKQPAAVETVLALVAEADVLIEGMRPGVTERLGLGPEDCFAVNPALVYGRMTGWGQDGPLAEAAGHDMNYLALSGVLHGLGQEPERPHFPSNLLGDYGGGSTYLVIGVLAALIEAKTSGRGQVVDAAIVDGAAHLNAMGATLSQLGLQSERRAAGLLDGGTPYYDLYATADGEHVSVGPLEPQFYDVAVELLTPHLVGELPDRNDPRNFAQLRETLTATFATKTLDEWAAIFDGTDACVAPVLPVKRAAEHPHLAARGTYVERDGVLQPAPAPRFSRTPAAIDSSPRDPGADTRAALLAWGIDDVDALIASGVAVQT
- a CDS encoding glycosyltransferase family 2 protein; the encoded protein is MTRVRHNDWRPLTPPALGEWTPTKTVSVVLPAWGGRDLSPVMAALAAQTYPAHLMEVVVVDDGNPVPVVLPELRPENSRVIRVTEGWGRAGATQLGMDATDGEIMVWLDDDMLPFAEHVEAHARWHHLNDFTVVMGVKRFVDPEITMTPQQVHDAVADGSIASLHDWDTATPHTWIDEIWESTDDLVTAGTAGFRCFVSATASMSRAMVDAAGGMRTSMRLGEDTEYGHKLAQAGGLLVPEYAAKAWHLGNSHAMEHAENVIRYNQPAFADHVPTLRSRRAKRGRVYAVPYLQVVLPTTGSLREVMRSADAVLDSDLTDVQVLLVGAWDQIHDGRVSPLKDPLRDLGVLYRRYVNDPRVRLVTPDDAALSSRPEAVHRLVVAGNDRVPVAGALRAWTEDADRSRNGLRIFVDGDLDDGAVPYARLERISAFARVEWTDGDFFSRPASVQPSPLDVAVAEAFGAATVPVKNTGWVHWRRRVVPRERRHDIVQMDAAESWRLALESLGLAERPALETPGRPVPVAVADSLAGAVKERGQKALRRLRRR
- a CDS encoding DEAD/DEAH box helicase encodes the protein MNFAELGVPTALVKELERQGITSPTPIQEATLPDSLAGRDVLGRGRTGSGKTYAFLLPLVARLDASKMPAMPNKPRAIILAPTRELVTQIKDSLEPLAKVRGLKIQTIFGGVGQNPQVQALRRGIDVVVAAPGRLEDLMGQGHVDLSAVEVTILDEADHMADLGFLPGVKRILDKTPQSGQRLLFSATLDGAINVLVKRYLHNPVTHEADSAQSPVAKMTHHVLHIGRDDRLPVLVDLTAAPGRTVVFTRTKYGAKGLARQLNRNGVTAVDLHGNLSQNARTRNMEAFHSGKAMTLVATDVAARGIHVDDVALVIHADPPSEHKAYLHRSGRTARAGAEGTVVTLMTDDQVKDVRDLTRQAGIKPTTTRITSLKDPILEKLAPGKRTLIPGGYEPDAPAQPQRSSTPKEGGRNRQRRAEGGNPEYTRSGKPKYNADGTPTAEGRQSGGGAPAGKGQGGGRGRGQGAQGNGGGQGGQRRSGGQGGSSQGGQARRGSGQGGQGASKQGAPKQGGQRRSGGAGGRAGGSSSHSASSFSSGRR
- a CDS encoding glycosyltransferase family 2 protein translates to MRQALRELPRRLRAHAHRLADEAVLSTFGFEVPVGPTLVIVADAGSRSELPIDVQQIPSGETRGLVTLVEVDDQATHPVHIDRAWESVVLVAADRAGLRRVVGAIPRFGLMRQIAVLLTSAERPLGIHPRGEWPRMAELESRRFRPDGPGVLLRVKFHHRATARAVLVEIAVQNGTTRPSHPGLFTGYLHQMPEQGLDAGARIFASAQDTVEHELVVPVDVLVAATDAPAATLRIEGEHHVLGRAPVVVAEAQVQPVDEGVFNPVRWVKRPDRPAVDLADLVVPGRRVTESDLYHARYHHHVDADLATADVQDVLRLAMGGVPVQARGLEEARAAGRLAGVADTVLDTLAEASSTGWVDLSDALEREEYSLRLRRATFDAHSTLAHRAARSAVAGVERQRAATAGLPAISLLLATRREHELPNAIANVRKQIGVEIELVVATHGFSADETKLRDMLGDEHGLTVLGFDADARFGDVLTAAAQAAAHDVLMKMDDDDWYSPHAVHDLLMARHYSGADLVGMPTEFVHLVGFDQTVWRREPSETFAVHVAGGTMTLSKDLLREVGWFRPVRRWVDAQLLAAVAALGGSAYRTHGLGYVLVRHEEGHTWTLDPEEFRRHDQVERLFDGFRPPGSGRPVVPGASA